In the Gemmatimonadota bacterium genome, TGGATGCCCGGGCTCCCGCTCTGGGGCCAGATGGTCGTGGGGCTGCTCCTGCTCGACCTCGTGGGCGCGTGGCTGGCGCACTTCGTGGAGCACAAGACGCCGCTCCTCTGGCGGCTCCACCTCATCCATCACAGCGACACGCACATCGATACGACCACCGCCAACCGCCATCACCCCGGCGAGAGCGTGGTGCGCTTCGTGTTCACGCTCCTGGCTGTCGTGGTCGCCGGGGCGCCGATGTGGCTCGTCTTCCTGTACCAGAGCCTGAGCGTGGTCCTGAGCCAGTTCAACCACGCCAACATCGCGCTTCCGCCGGCCCTCGACCGGGCGCTGAGCTGGGTGATCGTGAGCCCGGACATGCACAAGGTCCACCACCACTACGTGCTGCCGTACACCGACTCCAACTATGGGAACGTCTTCTCGGTGTGGGACCGGCTGTTCGGCACCTATATGGATATGGACCGCGCGCGCCTGGTGTACGGGGTGGACACGCACTTGGACCCGTCCGAACACACCACGGTCGGGGCGCTTCTGACGATGCCGCTGCGCCCCGGGACGAAGTCCAAGGGCGCCTGATCCTTGCGCCTACAGACAATCCCTTAGTCCAATCCCCGACATGATTTAG is a window encoding:
- a CDS encoding sterol desaturase family protein, producing the protein MQPVVDYFSTIPSSHRALILAGGIAFFWIWESAAPLFAFQYRKWPHALVNFFFTATTIVVNFLLAFVLLMGSEWAVARGIGVLGWMPGLPLWGQMVVGLLLLDLVGAWLAHFVEHKTPLLWRLHLIHHSDTHIDTTTANRHHPGESVVRFVFTLLAVVVAGAPMWLVFLYQSLSVVLSQFNHANIALPPALDRALSWVIVSPDMHKVHHHYVLPYTDSNYGNVFSVWDRLFGTYMDMDRARLVYGVDTHLDPSEHTTVGALLTMPLRPGTKSKGA